A genomic region of Pantanalinema sp. contains the following coding sequences:
- a CDS encoding SDR family oxidoreductase, with product MTTYDFSKKVALVTGGGSGIGEACAHDFARNGAKVVVADINLEAAERVVAALKAAGGEAAAVRVDVGNPASVEAMVRFAADTFSGLDIAVNNAGIGGAIHETGEYDVAAWDRVITINLSSVFYCMRYQIPAMLARGGGAVINMASVLGSVGFAQSSGYVAAKHGVVGLTKSAALEYGTRNVRVMAVGPGFIETPLAKMPEEAHNYIASKHAVQRWGRPEEVAALVSFLASDAASFVTGSYHLVDGGYTAQ from the coding sequence ATGACTACGTATGACTTTTCGAAGAAGGTCGCTCTCGTTACGGGCGGCGGTTCGGGCATCGGTGAGGCGTGCGCGCATGACTTCGCCCGCAACGGCGCCAAGGTCGTGGTGGCGGACATCAATCTCGAGGCTGCCGAGCGGGTCGTGGCGGCCCTCAAGGCAGCCGGCGGAGAGGCCGCCGCGGTCAGGGTCGACGTGGGCAATCCTGCTTCGGTCGAGGCGATGGTGCGCTTTGCCGCCGATACCTTTAGCGGATTGGACATCGCCGTGAACAACGCCGGGATCGGCGGTGCGATTCATGAGACGGGCGAGTACGACGTCGCGGCCTGGGACCGCGTGATCACCATCAACCTGAGCAGCGTCTTCTATTGCATGCGCTACCAGATCCCCGCCATGCTGGCGCGGGGCGGTGGGGCCGTGATCAACATGGCCTCGGTGCTCGGCTCGGTTGGCTTTGCTCAGTCGTCCGGATACGTGGCCGCGAAGCACGGCGTCGTCGGTCTGACGAAGAGCGCGGCGCTCGAGTATGGCACGCGGAACGTGCGTGTGATGGCGGTGGGCCCCGGCTTCATCGAGACCCCGCTCGCCAAGATGCCGGAGGAAGCGCACAACTACATCGCCTCGAAGCATGCGGTGCAGCGCTGGGGCCGGCCGGAGGAAGTGGCGGCGCTGGTCAGCTTCCTGGCCTCCGATGCGGCCTCGTTCGTCACCGGCAGCTACCACCTGGTCGATGGCGGTTACACCGCCCAGTAG
- a CDS encoding TetR/AcrR family transcriptional regulator translates to MTSKTKQKRDAILAAASSLFLERGFNGVSLDDVLKVTGGSKTTVYNYFGSKDGLFEAVILRICDEALVSLRALELQQLPLRDALTRMGVTVVNVLSEPVAVEAYRLAISEAPRHPRAARAYYEAAPDAAARILAKYLAERQAAGDLRGDVGEPRRLASLFIDSLVHNLLMQALLGIAPVQQHDAHDAFVGDTVETFMNGIVPR, encoded by the coding sequence ATGACAAGCAAAACCAAACAAAAGCGCGACGCCATCCTGGCGGCTGCCTCGAGCCTGTTCTTGGAGCGTGGCTTCAATGGCGTTAGCTTGGATGACGTGCTCAAGGTCACGGGCGGATCGAAGACCACTGTCTACAACTACTTCGGCAGCAAGGATGGCCTTTTCGAGGCGGTGATCCTACGGATCTGTGACGAGGCACTCGTTTCTCTACGAGCGCTCGAGCTGCAACAGCTGCCGCTGCGAGATGCGCTGACCAGGATGGGCGTCACGGTGGTGAACGTTCTCTCCGAGCCCGTTGCCGTCGAGGCTTACCGTCTCGCCATCTCTGAGGCTCCGCGCCACCCGCGGGCAGCGCGCGCCTATTATGAGGCGGCCCCAGACGCGGCGGCCCGGATCTTGGCGAAGTACCTTGCGGAGCGCCAAGCGGCTGGTGACCTGCGGGGTGACGTAGGGGAGCCCCGGCGTCTGGCTAGCCTGTTCATCGACTCCCTGGTTCACAACCTGTTGATGCAAGCATTGCTCGGCATCGCGCCGGTCCAGCAGCACGACGCGCATGACGCGTTTGTCGGCGACACGGTCGAGACGTTTATGAACGGCATCGTACCGCGTTGA
- a CDS encoding MOSC domain-containing protein: MTRILSLQVGMPRSVGTEGAAEPMDRQWTTGFFKEPVRGPVFLGTEGLDGDGVADRRVHGGPEKAVLAYSGLHYSVWESELDLGRLPFGAFGENFTLDAQTEAEVCIGDVYAAGEALLEVSQPRQPCWKLSRRWRIPDLSVRVQANGRTGWYFRVLREGLVRVGDVLIRIERPYPHWTVAEANAIMHHRREDLEAAAALAACPALATSWRKTLEARATTGAQTDTHPRLIGPNEP, translated from the coding sequence ATGACTCGCATTCTATCGCTTCAGGTCGGCATGCCTCGCTCTGTCGGCACCGAAGGCGCCGCAGAGCCGATGGACCGCCAATGGACCACAGGCTTCTTCAAGGAGCCCGTTCGGGGACCTGTGTTCCTGGGAACGGAGGGGCTCGATGGTGACGGGGTGGCAGACCGTCGGGTCCATGGCGGACCAGAAAAGGCCGTGCTCGCCTACAGCGGACTCCACTATTCCGTCTGGGAGAGCGAGCTCGACCTGGGGCGCCTGCCTTTCGGGGCCTTCGGTGAGAACTTCACGCTGGATGCTCAGACCGAGGCGGAGGTCTGCATCGGAGACGTGTACGCGGCAGGCGAAGCCCTGCTTGAGGTCTCGCAACCGCGCCAGCCGTGCTGGAAGCTGTCCCGCCGCTGGCGCATCCCCGACCTCTCCGTGCGCGTGCAGGCCAACGGCCGCACAGGCTGGTATTTCCGCGTGCTCCGGGAAGGCTTGGTACGTGTGGGGGATGTGCTCATTCGTATCGAGCGTCCTTATCCCCACTGGACGGTCGCCGAAGCGAACGCCATCATGCACCACCGTCGCGAAGACCTCGAAGCGGCGGCTGCGCTCGCGGCTTGCCCAGCACTCGCTACGAGCTGGAGAAAGACCCTCGAAGCGCGTGCGACGACGGGCGCGCAAACCGATACCCACCCCCGCCTGATTGGCCCCAACGAGCCATGA
- a CDS encoding glutamine--tRNA ligase/YqeY domain fusion protein, with the protein MDIARADAAANTEKVAGRDFIREIIDEDLRTGKHKDIAVRFPPEPNGYLHIGHAKSICLNFGIAQEYGGRCHLRFDDTNPTKEEVEYVDSIQEDVKWLGFDWGEHLYYASDYFEKIYGFAVELIKKGLAYVDSLPPEEMRAYRGTLTEPGRNSPYRDRSIEENLDLFARMRAGEFADGAHILRAKIDMASPNLNMRDPALYRIRRAHHHRTGDAWCIYPMYDFTHPISDALEGITHSICTLEFEDHRPFYDWVLDNITIPCHPQQIEFARLNMTYTVMSKRKLLELVNTKVVRGWDDPRMPTLSGMRRRGYTAKAIRDFCAGIGVTKANGMVDFSLLEYYVRNDLNFSAPRVMVVTRPLKVVIENYPEGQVEYFEADNNPEDASAGKRQVPFSRTLYIEQEDFREDPPKKYFRLFPGGEVRLKHAYFITCREVVKDASGEIVELRCTYDPATRGGDSPDGRVVKGTLHWVSAEHAVPAEVRLYNPLLKVPVATGDYESDFDPDSLEILTDSVAEPALKEAKPGDRFQFLRMGYFCLDPDSTGERLVFNRTATLKDTWAKVEKKK; encoded by the coding sequence ATGGACATTGCACGCGCAGACGCGGCAGCGAATACCGAGAAGGTTGCCGGCCGGGACTTCATCCGCGAGATCATCGACGAGGACCTCCGCACCGGCAAGCACAAGGACATCGCGGTGCGCTTCCCCCCGGAGCCGAACGGCTACCTGCACATCGGCCACGCCAAGTCGATCTGCCTGAACTTCGGCATCGCCCAGGAGTACGGCGGCCGCTGCCACCTGCGCTTCGACGACACCAACCCCACCAAGGAGGAGGTCGAGTACGTCGACTCCATCCAGGAAGACGTGAAGTGGCTCGGCTTCGACTGGGGCGAGCACCTCTACTACGCCTCGGACTACTTCGAGAAGATCTACGGCTTTGCCGTCGAGCTGATCAAGAAGGGCCTGGCCTACGTCGATAGCCTGCCGCCCGAGGAGATGCGCGCCTACCGCGGCACCCTCACCGAGCCCGGCCGCAACAGCCCCTACCGCGATCGCTCCATCGAGGAGAACCTCGACCTGTTCGCGCGGATGCGCGCCGGCGAGTTCGCCGACGGCGCCCACATCCTGCGCGCCAAGATCGACATGGCCTCGCCCAACCTGAACATGCGCGACCCGGCCCTTTACCGGATCCGCCGCGCCCACCACCACCGCACGGGCGATGCGTGGTGCATCTACCCGATGTACGACTTCACCCACCCCATCTCGGACGCGCTCGAGGGGATCACCCACTCGATCTGCACCCTCGAATTCGAGGATCACCGGCCGTTCTACGACTGGGTGCTCGACAACATCACCATCCCCTGCCACCCGCAGCAGATCGAGTTCGCGCGCCTGAACATGACCTACACGGTGATGAGCAAGCGCAAGCTGCTCGAGCTGGTGAACACCAAGGTCGTGCGCGGCTGGGACGACCCCCGCATGCCGACCCTCTCGGGGATGCGTCGCCGGGGCTACACGGCCAAGGCCATCCGCGACTTCTGCGCCGGCATCGGGGTGACCAAGGCCAACGGCATGGTCGACTTCTCGCTGCTCGAGTACTACGTACGCAACGACCTCAACTTCAGCGCCCCGCGCGTGATGGTCGTGACCCGCCCGCTCAAGGTCGTGATCGAGAACTACCCCGAGGGCCAGGTCGAGTACTTCGAGGCCGACAACAACCCCGAGGACGCCTCGGCCGGCAAGCGCCAGGTCCCCTTCTCCCGGACCCTCTACATCGAGCAGGAGGACTTCCGGGAAGATCCCCCCAAGAAGTACTTCCGCCTCTTCCCCGGCGGCGAGGTTCGCCTGAAGCACGCCTACTTCATCACCTGCCGCGAGGTCGTCAAGGACGCGTCGGGCGAGATCGTCGAGCTGCGCTGCACCTACGACCCCGCGACCCGCGGCGGCGACTCGCCGGACGGCCGCGTGGTCAAGGGGACCCTGCACTGGGTCTCGGCCGAGCATGCGGTGCCTGCCGAGGTGCGGCTGTACAATCCCCTGCTCAAGGTGCCGGTCGCGACCGGTGACTACGAGAGCGACTTCGATCCCGACTCGCTCGAGATCCTGACGGACTCGGTGGCCGAGCCCGCCCTCAAGGAGGCCAAGCCGGGCGATCGCTTCCAGTTCCTGCGCATGGGTTACTTCTGCCTGGATCCGGACAGCACCGGCGAGCGGCTCGTGTTCAACCGGACCGCGACCCTCAAGGACACCTGGGCGAAGGTGGAGAAGAAGAAGTAG
- the deoC gene encoding deoxyribose-phosphate aldolase, which translates to MTKTKRKQSDPTGEAILRSPAASPSAHALERNPIVALDLEAVLGRQVNLSATERRIAALPGRRTVKKEWQAAWLLKAITLMDLTTLAGDDTPGNVERLCAKAMRPVRQDLLEAMGVPHMGLTVGAVCVYHTMVPTAVAALKGSGIPVAAVSTGFPAGLSPLTQRIEEVRASVEAGATEIDIVITRGNVLTGNWEALYDEVKAFRKACGDAHMKVILGTGELATLTNVARASQVSILAGADFIKTSTGKEPVNATLPVGLVMARIIRDHYEQTGYAVGLKPAGGIRTAKSALDWMVMVKEELGTPWLRPELFRFGASALLTDIERQLEHYVTGRYAAAYRQPMP; encoded by the coding sequence GTGACAAAAACGAAGCGCAAGCAATCGGACCCGACCGGCGAGGCCATCTTACGTTCCCCGGCGGCTTCGCCTTCCGCGCATGCGCTCGAGCGAAACCCGATCGTCGCGCTGGACCTCGAAGCCGTGCTCGGCCGGCAGGTCAACCTGAGCGCGACCGAACGCCGGATCGCCGCTCTGCCCGGCCGACGGACCGTCAAGAAGGAATGGCAGGCCGCCTGGCTCCTGAAGGCCATCACCCTGATGGACCTCACCACGCTCGCGGGGGACGACACCCCCGGCAACGTCGAGCGGCTGTGCGCCAAGGCCATGCGTCCGGTCCGCCAGGACCTGCTCGAGGCCATGGGCGTGCCCCACATGGGCCTCACGGTCGGGGCGGTCTGCGTCTATCACACCATGGTCCCCACTGCGGTGGCGGCCCTGAAGGGCTCGGGGATCCCGGTGGCAGCGGTCTCGACGGGGTTCCCGGCAGGCCTCAGCCCCCTGACTCAACGCATCGAAGAGGTCCGCGCCTCGGTCGAGGCCGGAGCGACCGAGATCGACATCGTCATCACCCGCGGCAATGTCCTGACCGGGAACTGGGAGGCCCTCTACGACGAGGTGAAGGCTTTCCGCAAGGCCTGCGGCGACGCCCACATGAAGGTGATCCTCGGAACCGGGGAGCTCGCGACCCTGACCAACGTGGCCCGCGCCAGCCAGGTCTCCATTCTTGCGGGCGCCGACTTCATCAAGACCTCGACGGGCAAGGAGCCGGTCAACGCCACCCTGCCAGTGGGCCTGGTCATGGCCCGGATCATCCGGGACCACTACGAGCAGACGGGCTATGCCGTGGGCCTCAAGCCCGCCGGCGGGATCCGCACCGCCAAGTCCGCCCTGGACTGGATGGTCATGGTCAAGGAGGAGCTGGGAACGCCGTGGCTGCGCCCGGAACTCTTCCGCTTCGGGGCGAGCGCCCTGCTGACCGACATCGAGCGGCAGCTGGAGCACTACGTGACGGGTCGCTACGCGGCGGCTTACCGCCAGCCGATGCCTTAG
- a CDS encoding DUF3465 domain-containing protein codes for MLRRASILAAIIAIAGCGSVTTLQAPQVSATSSVVEAKAVPPQSAFKVVKATVIQLLPEDNDGLTHQNFKVKAISPDAGRVYEVNNSTTHGSKVPNLKVGDVLEIRGTTYQNKDRYGLHWTHKADKSGDAGYIKTADGKIYE; via the coding sequence TTGCTCCGTCGTGCATCCATCCTCGCCGCGATCATCGCGATCGCCGGCTGCGGAAGCGTCACGACCCTCCAGGCGCCCCAGGTCTCCGCGACCTCCTCGGTCGTCGAAGCCAAAGCGGTACCGCCCCAGAGCGCGTTCAAGGTCGTCAAGGCCACGGTGATCCAGCTGCTTCCCGAGGACAACGACGGCCTGACCCACCAGAACTTCAAGGTCAAGGCGATCTCCCCGGACGCGGGTCGCGTCTACGAGGTCAACAACAGCACGACCCACGGCTCCAAGGTTCCCAACCTCAAGGTGGGCGATGTCCTCGAGATCCGGGGCACCACCTACCAGAACAAGGACCGCTACGGCCTGCACTGGACCCACAAGGCGGACAAGTCGGGCGATGCCGGCTACATCAAGACCGCCGACGGCAAGATCTACGAGTAA
- a CDS encoding DMT family transporter: MVRLLALFMVPAVWGVGFLATRWGLQGLGPFWLTEGRFLAAALLAAPFFPWKRFNEWPSVLLAAALLLCGMLLQTIGLAHTTVAKNAFLTALYAMFIPAIGAVFLGHRIRALEWGVLALAVFGVALMCDLSPGALNLGDLLTLACALVFALHILWLDRCAHRTKDVLTFGLAQVIGVGILGLPVAFLAEGLPRWSGTSLLPVVGIAYLTLLSTLFSFVLQIWVQRQFPPHVAGVVFLLESPIAAVAALFILGEAITPVGFAGALLISICAVFLVWRSSEAPQPAPESPALAAS, from the coding sequence ATGGTGCGGCTGCTTGCCTTGTTCATGGTTCCGGCGGTCTGGGGCGTCGGGTTCCTCGCGACTCGCTGGGGCTTACAGGGCCTCGGCCCCTTCTGGCTGACGGAGGGGCGCTTCCTGGCGGCGGCGTTGCTCGCCGCCCCCTTCTTCCCCTGGAAGCGCTTCAACGAGTGGCCTTCCGTGCTCCTCGCGGCGGCCCTGCTGCTTTGCGGCATGCTGCTGCAGACGATCGGCCTCGCCCACACCACCGTCGCCAAGAACGCCTTTCTCACGGCCCTCTACGCCATGTTCATCCCGGCCATCGGCGCCGTCTTCCTGGGGCACCGCATCCGGGCGCTCGAGTGGGGCGTCCTCGCGCTCGCGGTGTTCGGCGTGGCCCTCATGTGCGATCTGAGCCCGGGCGCGCTGAACCTGGGCGATCTCCTGACGCTCGCTTGCGCCTTGGTCTTCGCGCTGCACATCCTCTGGCTCGATCGCTGCGCCCACCGGACCAAGGACGTCCTGACCTTCGGTCTGGCCCAGGTGATCGGGGTGGGGATCCTCGGCTTGCCGGTCGCCTTCCTGGCGGAAGGGCTGCCGAGGTGGAGCGGCACCTCCCTTTTGCCGGTCGTGGGGATCGCGTACCTGACCCTGCTCAGCACGCTCTTCTCGTTCGTGCTCCAGATCTGGGTCCAGCGCCAGTTCCCGCCTCACGTGGCGGGAGTCGTCTTCTTGCTCGAGTCCCCGATCGCGGCCGTGGCCGCCCTCTTCATCCTGGGCGAGGCGATCACCCCCGTCGGCTTCGCCGGTGCCCTGCTGATCTCGATCTGCGCCGTCTTCCTCGTGTGGCGCAGCAGCGAGGCGCCGCAGCCCGCTCCGGAGAGCCCCGCCCTGGCGGCTTCCTGA
- a CDS encoding aldehyde dehydrogenase family protein, producing MIEAIFKSLEYGPAPESEAKAMEWIKQHEGRFKHFIDGRWTESLDGRTFEVLNPATRKHLAHAAQAGAAEVDAAVAAAQDAFPEWSALSGHARARHLYALARAVQKHSRLLAVLETLDNGKPIRETRDVDVPLVARHFYHHAGWAQLLDREFPGYDPVGVVGQIIPWNFPLLMLAWKIAPALAAGNTVVLKPAEFTPLTALAFAELAHEAGLPPGVLNVLTGDGEAGKLMVDHAGIDKIAFTGSTEVGRAIRVATAGSGKKLSLELGGKSPFVVFEDADLDAAVEGVVDAIWFNQGQVCCAGSRLLLQEGIAERMIAKLKARLERLRMGSPLDKVVDMGAIIDTMQLDRIRGKVAQGIAEGAYLFQPSWACPSGGNFYPPTLFTGVTPAMSLAQEEIFGPVVVAMTFRTPEEAVQLANNTAYGLGASVWSENINLALEVAPRIKAGVVWVNGHNMFDAAAGFGGYRESGFGREGGREGMSEYLKPGWTGTEPVVPKAEAGEAKPFAGAAPAIDRTPKLYIGGKQVRPDSGYSLRVLGARKELLGEVGEGTRKDIRNAVEAAHAASSWSRTSGHQRAQILYYLAENLSVRAEEFVARLHAMTGEGMAWARQEVEASLSRLFTYAAWADKYDGAVHGVPIRGAVLAMNEPIGVMGLACPERFPLLGFVSLVAPAIAMGNRVVVVPSSAHPLSATDFYTVLETSDVPGGVVNIVTGDKEALSTVLAEHDDVDAVWYFGTQAGAAKVERASACNMKRTWTGWTPRDWLDAQQGEGREFLRQATQVKNIWIPYGV from the coding sequence ATGATCGAAGCAATTTTCAAGTCCCTGGAGTACGGGCCCGCCCCGGAGAGTGAAGCGAAAGCCATGGAGTGGATCAAGCAGCACGAAGGACGTTTCAAGCACTTCATTGACGGGCGCTGGACGGAGTCCCTGGACGGCAGGACCTTCGAGGTCCTCAACCCGGCCACCCGCAAGCACCTGGCGCACGCGGCCCAGGCGGGAGCCGCCGAGGTGGATGCCGCCGTTGCCGCCGCCCAGGACGCCTTCCCCGAGTGGTCGGCGCTGTCGGGCCACGCCCGTGCGCGCCACCTGTACGCCCTGGCCCGCGCGGTCCAGAAGCATTCTCGCCTGCTCGCCGTCCTGGAGACCCTCGACAACGGCAAGCCCATCCGCGAGACCCGGGACGTCGACGTGCCTCTGGTTGCGCGCCACTTCTACCACCATGCCGGCTGGGCCCAGCTGCTGGATCGCGAGTTCCCGGGCTATGACCCGGTCGGGGTCGTGGGGCAGATCATCCCCTGGAACTTCCCGCTGCTGATGCTCGCCTGGAAGATCGCCCCGGCCCTGGCCGCCGGCAACACGGTCGTGCTCAAGCCCGCCGAGTTCACCCCCCTCACCGCGCTGGCCTTCGCGGAGCTCGCTCACGAAGCCGGCCTGCCCCCGGGCGTCCTCAACGTGCTGACCGGCGACGGCGAGGCCGGCAAGCTGATGGTGGACCATGCGGGAATCGACAAGATCGCCTTCACCGGCTCGACCGAGGTGGGCCGGGCGATCCGGGTGGCGACCGCCGGGTCGGGCAAGAAGTTGAGCCTGGAGCTCGGCGGAAAGAGCCCCTTTGTCGTCTTCGAGGACGCGGACCTCGATGCTGCCGTGGAGGGCGTGGTCGACGCCATCTGGTTCAATCAGGGCCAGGTGTGCTGTGCCGGGTCGCGCCTTCTCCTGCAAGAGGGCATCGCCGAGCGCATGATCGCCAAGCTCAAGGCCCGGCTGGAGCGCCTGCGCATGGGCTCTCCGCTCGACAAGGTCGTCGACATGGGGGCGATCATCGATACGATGCAGCTCGATCGCATCCGCGGCAAGGTCGCCCAGGGGATCGCCGAAGGGGCTTACCTGTTCCAGCCCTCCTGGGCCTGCCCGAGCGGGGGGAACTTCTATCCCCCGACCCTCTTCACCGGCGTGACCCCCGCCATGAGCCTGGCACAGGAAGAGATCTTCGGCCCGGTGGTCGTCGCGATGACCTTCCGGACTCCCGAGGAGGCGGTCCAGCTGGCGAACAACACGGCCTACGGGCTCGGAGCGAGTGTCTGGTCCGAGAACATCAACCTCGCCCTCGAGGTGGCCCCACGGATCAAGGCCGGCGTGGTCTGGGTCAACGGGCACAACATGTTCGATGCGGCGGCCGGCTTCGGCGGCTACCGGGAATCGGGCTTCGGTCGCGAAGGCGGCCGCGAAGGCATGTCGGAGTACCTGAAGCCCGGCTGGACCGGCACCGAGCCCGTCGTCCCCAAAGCGGAAGCCGGAGAGGCGAAGCCTTTCGCCGGAGCCGCTCCTGCCATCGATCGAACCCCGAAGCTGTACATCGGGGGCAAACAGGTGCGGCCGGATTCGGGCTACAGCCTGCGCGTCCTCGGAGCCCGCAAGGAGCTGCTCGGGGAAGTCGGCGAAGGCACCCGCAAGGACATCCGCAACGCGGTCGAAGCCGCGCACGCCGCGTCGAGCTGGTCTCGCACGAGCGGCCACCAGCGCGCCCAGATCCTGTACTACCTGGCCGAGAACCTCTCGGTCCGCGCCGAGGAGTTCGTCGCGCGGCTTCACGCCATGACCGGCGAGGGCATGGCCTGGGCGCGCCAGGAGGTCGAGGCCTCCCTCTCGCGCCTCTTCACCTACGCGGCCTGGGCCGACAAGTACGACGGGGCGGTCCACGGCGTGCCGATCCGGGGCGCGGTGCTCGCCATGAACGAGCCCATCGGGGTGATGGGCCTCGCCTGTCCGGAGCGCTTCCCGCTGCTGGGCTTCGTGTCCCTGGTCGCTCCGGCCATCGCCATGGGCAACCGGGTGGTGGTGGTGCCCTCCAGCGCACACCCGCTTTCGGCCACCGACTTCTACACCGTGCTCGAGACCTCGGACGTGCCGGGCGGGGTGGTCAACATCGTCACCGGCGACAAGGAGGCCCTCTCGACCGTGCTGGCGGAGCACGACGACGTCGACGCGGTCTGGTACTTCGGCACCCAGGCCGGGGCTGCCAAGGTGGAGCGGGCGTCGGCCTGCAACATGAAGCGCACCTGGACCGGCTGGACCCCGCGTGACTGGCTGGATGCTCAGCAGGGCGAGGGGCGCGAGTTCCTGCGCCAGGCGACCCAGGTCAAGAACATCTGGATCCCCTACGGAGTCTAG
- a CDS encoding S8 family serine peptidase, whose translation MARRMTHRVGIGALLALFALSGCGVTGGSPLSAGGANLGANDTSMMAARKAGRVQKDAVLVKLKNLADAEAVAKAHGLEVSRRINGIQVVELRTTAKAPAADWLDVTLRKLGADSRVAFAEPNLSLRFKATTSDEVGSNVALEGGSGEDPLRRLQYSLDAMKVEQAWQTTRGDKKIVVAVIDSGVDAKHQDLKANLSADAYDAFSDRKGLDAASPEMVSRLGGRFASLGHGTHVAGIIGGVAGNKVGIAGVAPGCTILPIKIFPGLSLKPDPRLTSGQDQESVLAGVVAQGIVYATDKGAQVINMSLGFPHESQALAAAVQYALGKGVTVLVAAGNERLEGSPVNTLAAQPGVIGVGATDEDDRVTFFSNAGKYVSVAAPGSRVLSTMPSLFNGLVSKPYQYMDGTSMACPNAAGVAALVKSVRPSLSPAQVKEILEKSADDRGPAGYDTDYGYGRVNAERAVALAKGM comes from the coding sequence ATGGCACGCCGCATGACCCACCGCGTCGGTATCGGAGCGTTGCTCGCCCTCTTCGCCTTGAGCGGCTGCGGGGTAACGGGCGGATCTCCTTTGTCGGCCGGGGGCGCGAACCTGGGTGCGAATGACACGAGCATGATGGCTGCGCGCAAGGCCGGCCGGGTCCAGAAGGACGCGGTGCTCGTCAAGCTGAAGAACCTGGCCGATGCCGAGGCGGTCGCCAAGGCCCACGGCCTCGAGGTCTCGCGCCGCATCAACGGCATCCAGGTCGTCGAGCTCCGCACGACAGCGAAGGCCCCGGCCGCCGATTGGCTGGACGTGACCCTGCGCAAGCTCGGCGCCGACTCGCGGGTCGCCTTCGCCGAGCCGAACCTCTCGCTGCGCTTCAAGGCCACCACCTCCGACGAGGTGGGCTCGAACGTCGCCCTGGAAGGCGGCTCCGGCGAGGATCCCCTGCGCCGCCTCCAGTACAGCCTCGATGCCATGAAGGTGGAGCAGGCCTGGCAGACGACCCGCGGCGACAAGAAGATCGTGGTGGCGGTCATCGATTCGGGGGTCGATGCGAAGCATCAGGACCTCAAGGCCAACCTCTCGGCGGACGCCTACGACGCCTTCAGCGATCGCAAGGGCCTGGATGCCGCTTCGCCCGAGATGGTGAGCCGCCTGGGCGGCCGCTTCGCCTCGCTCGGCCACGGGACGCACGTGGCCGGCATCATCGGCGGGGTGGCGGGCAACAAGGTCGGCATCGCCGGCGTCGCGCCCGGCTGCACGATCCTTCCGATCAAGATCTTCCCCGGCCTCTCGCTGAAGCCCGATCCGCGCCTCACCTCGGGCCAGGACCAGGAGAGCGTGCTCGCGGGAGTCGTCGCGCAGGGGATCGTCTACGCCACCGACAAGGGCGCCCAGGTGATCAACATGAGCCTGGGCTTCCCCCACGAGAGCCAGGCCCTCGCCGCCGCGGTCCAGTACGCCCTCGGCAAGGGGGTGACGGTGCTGGTGGCCGCGGGCAACGAGCGCCTGGAAGGGAGCCCCGTCAACACGCTGGCCGCTCAGCCCGGCGTCATCGGGGTCGGGGCCACCGACGAGGACGATCGCGTCACCTTCTTCTCGAACGCGGGCAAGTACGTCTCGGTCGCAGCCCCTGGCTCGCGCGTCCTCTCGACCATGCCGAGCCTCTTCAACGGCCTGGTGTCCAAGCCCTACCAGTACATGGACGGCACGAGCATGGCGTGCCCGAACGCCGCCGGGGTCGCGGCCCTCGTCAAGAGCGTGAGGCCGAGCCTGTCGCCCGCCCAGGTCAAGGAGATCCTCGAGAAATCGGCGGATGACCGGGGCCCTGCGGGCTACGACACCGACTACGGGTACGGTCGGGTGAACGCCGAGCGGGCGGTGGCTCTGGCCAAGGGGATGTGA